A DNA window from Flavisolibacter ginsenosidimutans contains the following coding sequences:
- a CDS encoding Lrp/AsnC family transcriptional regulator, which translates to MAKALLKEEMPALDKKDLEILKLLQQNARMTIKEISEKVHLSTTPVHERIKRMEESGVIKQYVTLLNASKVGKGLMVICYVSLRQHSKNAGEKFIKGILEMTEVLECLTISGEFDFMLKVAVADMDEYYNFHVNKLSNIENVGNVQSVFVMGVVKMTQQLV; encoded by the coding sequence ATGGCCAAAGCCCTCCTAAAAGAAGAAATGCCTGCGCTGGATAAAAAGGATTTGGAGATACTGAAGTTGTTGCAACAAAATGCCCGCATGACCATCAAGGAAATTTCGGAGAAAGTACACCTGAGCACAACGCCGGTGCACGAACGCATTAAGCGCATGGAAGAAAGCGGCGTGATCAAACAATACGTGACCTTGTTGAATGCAAGTAAGGTAGGGAAGGGGCTAATGGTGATTTGCTACGTATCGTTGCGGCAACACAGCAAGAATGCCGGAGAGAAATTCATCAAAGGAATTCTAGAGATGACTGAAGTGTTGGAATGTTTAACCATCTCCGGCGAGTTTGATTTCATGCTGAAAGTTGCCGTAGCCGACATGGACGAATACTACAACTTTCACGTAAACAAATTGAGCAATATCGAAAATGTGGGCAACGTGCAAAGCGTGTTTGTGATGGGCGTGGTGAAGATGACGCAGCAATTGGTGTAG
- a CDS encoding phosphoribosylpyrophosphate synthetase codes for MYQYTSPSHAIDDLRKRGFTTDFNLDENCLVCGEQQFNADQFEIHEVYRFEGASDPGDESVVYGIESNNGVKGVLVDGYGYSSSPKNAAIIQKLKIHANN; via the coding sequence ATGTATCAATACACATCTCCTTCGCATGCCATTGATGATTTGCGCAAACGCGGCTTTACCACCGATTTTAATCTTGACGAGAATTGCCTTGTTTGTGGCGAACAACAATTCAATGCGGATCAATTCGAAATTCACGAAGTTTATCGCTTTGAAGGGGCCAGCGATCCGGGTGACGAATCCGTTGTTTACGGCATTGAGAGCAACAACGGCGTGAAAGGCGTGCTGGTTGACGGTTATGGTTATTCCTCTTCGCCAAAGAACGCAGCAATCATTCAAAAATTGAAAATCCACGCCAACAATTAA
- a CDS encoding TolB-like translocation protein, producing the protein MNGKVLLTVIFFCTINTGKAQQFGGFPPSTKWRQIQTDTARIIFDGAVDSLAQNVAAIIHRANRINPNPLGDKIRRINIVMHKNTTLANGYVALGPFRSEYYLIPGSNIFEFGNTPWWQTLAVHEYRHVHQFSNFNKGPSRVASVLFGQEGQAAFNALSIPNWFFEGDAVESETIETSQGRGRAPSFFNGFKALWHEGRNYHWAKLRNGSLKDMVPDHYPLGFMLVNYGYLKYGPDFWRKVTDDALSFHGFFGFFNGNIKHITGEKFRTFRNNALDFYKHEVSTRRDAVTKKETVTDYLFAQQINEDSLIYLKRSFRSLPAFYVKDKNGEHRIGLRDISAEDWYSYRAGTIAYTAYSTSARWSLMNYSDVVLLDVASGEEKRITSKGKYFTPDISPDGNRILATAYTDSLTSELRLLNREGVVEKRIAAPAGGLFLHPRFINNDEFVVALRGAASTMSLQRGSLANGKFQTVLAAGTATVGYPFVQGAKLYFVSSQSGNDDLYELDLSEKLPVQKIRQLTFGQTGAYFPNVLGDTVLWSQFTSNGYRLQKASLKNSKASIISGSDLSKRAIPFKLPLLNTPNVLTNADRTFETSSYKNGTGLFNFHSWRPDYTDPEITYSLYSDNILNTFSNEIFYRYNINETSHGVGFNSYYGGLFPVLNAGVSYTFDRTVKTTSLTYTLNQFEARAGYNIPLNFSRGKMYKLLNFGSNLYYSQLIPTGAYKNILPGRTAVYAQHFISYSQQLPKAVQHIYPRFGYSLSLQHRQLINDAGFQSLGGVSLYLPSIRNHAIVLAANIQETDTANITFANRFANARGYNDYYFSRMWRLSGNYHMPLFYPDAGIPGIVYFLRVRSNFFYDYTKVYSRSKQSTAEQRSVGGELYFDTKLFNTLSTSIGFRLSHLLDNDFSGNRPKGSNVFEVVVPLNLIPQ; encoded by the coding sequence ATGAACGGCAAAGTACTCTTGACGGTTATTTTTTTCTGCACAATCAACACAGGCAAGGCACAACAGTTTGGCGGCTTCCCGCCTTCTACCAAATGGCGGCAAATTCAAACCGACACAGCCCGCATCATCTTTGACGGCGCAGTGGACAGCTTAGCGCAAAACGTTGCGGCCATCATTCACCGTGCCAACCGCATCAACCCAAACCCGCTTGGTGATAAAATACGCCGCATCAACATCGTTATGCACAAGAACACAACGCTGGCCAACGGCTACGTGGCGCTCGGCCCGTTCCGCAGCGAATATTATCTTATTCCCGGCTCCAATATTTTTGAATTCGGCAACACGCCCTGGTGGCAAACGCTGGCCGTGCACGAATACCGGCACGTTCACCAGTTCAGCAATTTCAACAAAGGCCCGAGCCGTGTAGCATCGGTTTTATTTGGACAGGAAGGGCAGGCTGCGTTTAATGCCCTCTCCATTCCCAATTGGTTTTTTGAAGGAGATGCCGTGGAAAGCGAAACGATTGAAACATCGCAGGGACGTGGCCGTGCACCCAGTTTTTTCAACGGCTTTAAAGCACTGTGGCACGAAGGCCGGAATTACCATTGGGCTAAGTTGCGCAACGGCTCGCTGAAAGATATGGTGCCCGATCATTATCCGCTTGGCTTCATGCTGGTGAATTACGGTTACCTGAAATACGGCCCCGACTTTTGGCGAAAAGTAACCGACGATGCCCTGAGCTTTCACGGTTTCTTTGGCTTTTTCAACGGAAACATAAAGCACATAACCGGTGAAAAGTTTCGCACGTTCCGGAACAACGCACTTGACTTTTACAAACACGAAGTGAGTACAAGAAGAGACGCGGTTACAAAAAAAGAAACCGTAACCGATTATCTTTTTGCGCAACAAATAAACGAGGACTCGTTAATTTACCTGAAACGCAGCTTTCGTTCTCTGCCGGCATTTTATGTGAAAGATAAAAACGGTGAACACCGCATTGGCCTGCGCGACATTTCGGCCGAAGACTGGTACAGCTATCGAGCCGGTACCATTGCTTATACGGCTTACAGCACATCGGCGCGGTGGTCGTTGATGAATTACAGCGACGTTGTTTTGCTGGACGTTGCAAGCGGTGAAGAAAAACGAATTACGTCGAAGGGTAAATATTTTACACCAGACATCAGTCCCGATGGCAACCGGATATTGGCGACGGCTTACACCGATTCACTCACCAGCGAATTGCGTTTACTCAACCGCGAAGGCGTTGTTGAAAAGAGAATCGCTGCTCCGGCAGGAGGTTTGTTTCTACATCCACGTTTCATCAACAACGATGAATTTGTCGTGGCGCTTCGGGGGGCGGCCAGCACCATGTCTTTGCAAAGAGGTTCGCTTGCAAACGGAAAATTTCAAACGGTTTTGGCTGCTGGTACGGCTACTGTTGGTTATCCTTTTGTGCAAGGGGCCAAACTCTATTTTGTTTCTTCGCAATCGGGCAACGATGATTTGTACGAACTTGATTTGAGCGAAAAACTTCCGGTGCAAAAAATACGGCAGTTGACTTTTGGACAAACCGGTGCGTACTTTCCGAACGTGCTTGGCGATACGGTGCTTTGGTCACAGTTTACAAGCAACGGTTACCGTTTGCAAAAAGCTTCGCTAAAAAATAGCAAAGCATCCATCATAAGCGGCAGTGATTTAAGCAAGCGGGCCATCCCGTTTAAACTTCCGTTGCTTAACACACCGAATGTTTTAACCAACGCCGACCGGACCTTTGAAACGTCGTCTTATAAAAATGGTACGGGCTTGTTTAACTTTCACAGTTGGCGGCCCGATTACACCGATCCGGAAATAACATACAGTCTTTACAGCGACAATATTTTAAACACCTTCAGCAACGAAATTTTTTACCGCTATAACATCAATGAAACTTCGCACGGAGTGGGTTTTAATTCGTATTACGGCGGGCTTTTTCCTGTGCTTAATGCAGGCGTCAGTTATACCTTTGACCGCACCGTTAAAACCACGTCGCTTACCTATACGCTCAACCAGTTTGAAGCCAGAGCCGGCTACAACATCCCGTTGAATTTCTCCCGCGGAAAGATGTACAAGCTTTTAAATTTCGGTTCCAATCTTTATTACAGCCAACTCATTCCAACCGGGGCTTACAAAAATATTTTGCCGGGCCGTACGGCCGTTTATGCGCAGCATTTCATCAGCTATTCGCAACAACTGCCCAAAGCCGTGCAACACATTTACCCACGGTTTGGTTACTCTCTTTCATTGCAACACCGGCAATTGATTAATGATGCGGGCTTTCAATCTTTAGGTGGCGTGAGCTTGTATTTGCCTTCCATCCGAAATCACGCAATTGTTTTGGCAGCGAATATTCAGGAAACCGATACGGCCAACATAACGTTCGCCAACCGCTTTGCCAATGCGCGTGGCTACAATGACTATTATTTTTCGCGCATGTGGCGCTTATCGGGCAATTATCATATGCCGTTGTTTTATCCCGATGCGGGCATACCCGGCATTGTTTATTTCCTTCGCGTCCGGTCGAACTTTTTTTACGATTATACCAAAGTGTATTCACGCAGCAAGCAAAGCACTGCCGAACAACGAAGCGTGGGCGGCGAATTGTATTTTGATACGAAGTTGTTTAATACTTTGTCAACGAGCATCGGCTTCCGTCTTTCGCATTTGCTGGACAATGATTTTTCGGGAAACAGGCCAAAAGGCAGCAACGTTTTTGAAGTCGTGGTACCGTTGAATTTAATACCGCAGTAA